The genomic segment ATGCTGGTCGTCATGTAGCTGCAGAACGGTTGGCGGCGGCGATCCGTCGGTGAGCCGGGGTTGAGCAGGCGTAGTCCGGTCGGGGCCGTGGTATCCCAGGGGATGTGGCTGTGCCCGAAGACCAGCACGTCGGTATCGGGATAGAGCCGCGACATCCGGGCCTCGCGGCCGGATGCCGCGCCGGTTTCGTGCACGACGGTGAACCGCACGCCCGCCAACGTCACGTCCGCTCGTTCGGGCAGTCGCGCCCGCAACTGCGGCCCGTCGTTGTTACCCCAGCAGCCGACCAGGCGCGCGGCCCTGGATTCCAGCTCGTCGAGCAATTCGACCGCAATCCAGTCGCCGGCATGGATGACGACGTCCGACCGCTCGACTTCCTGCCACACCGGGGCCGGCAGATCGCGGGCGCGTTTCGGCACGTGGGTATCGGCAATCAGCAGCAGCCTCACGAGTTCTATGCTTACCCGCGAGCAGAGGAGAAAGCATGCGTACCTTCGAGTCAGTCGCCGACCTCGCCGCCGCCGCGGGGGAGACCATCGGGCAAAGCGACTGGGTGACCATCACTCAGGAAGACGTCAACCTCTTCGCCGACGCGACCGGCGACCACCAATGGATCCACGTCGACCCCGAACGGGCGGCCGCAGGTCCCTTCGGTAAGACCATCGCTCACGGTTATATGACGCTGTCGCTGCTGCCGCGGATGCAACACGACATGTACACCGTCAAGGGCGTCAAGCTCGCAATCAACTACGGACTGAACAAGGTTCGCTTTCCCGCCCCGGTGCCGGTGGGCTCGAAGGTACGGGCGACCAGTTCGCTGGTCTCGGTCGAGGACGTCGGGGGCGGCGCCGTCCAGGCGATCGTGTCCACCACCGTCGAGATCGACGGGTCGCCGAAGCCGGCCTGTGTGGCCGAAAGCATCGTTCGCTACATCTGCTGACGTCGCGCTCGGCCAGAACGCAGCCGTTAGAACTCGGCGATCGCGTGCTCCAGTCGTTCGGCTAGGCGGGCCTCGGCTTCCGCACGCCGGGTCGGTATGTGAGCCGATGGGAAAGGCGTTGTCACAGGCTGGTATTCACGCAGGGTGCGGCGAGCCACGGTCATCTTGTGTAGCTCGGTGGCGCCGTCGGCGATGCCCAGTGACTCGGCGGCCACCAGCATCTTGACGAACGGCATCTCGTCGGAGACTCCAAGAGCGCCGTGCAGGTGCAGGGCGCGCTGCGCGACATCGTGCAGCACCTGGGGCATCGCCACCTTCACCGCGGCGATGTCGCGGCGCACCTTCTGATAGTCGTGATGCTTGTCGATCAGCCACGCGGTGCGCAGCACCAGCAGCCGGAACTGCTCGATCTGGATCCAGCTGTCGGCGATCTTCTCCTGCGTCATCTGGAAATCGCCGAGATGGCCATGCCTGGTCTTGCGTGACACGGCGCGCTCGCACATCATGTCAAAAGCCTTGCGCGCCAATGCGATCGTGCGCATCGCGTGGTGGACGCGACCGCCGCCGAGGCGGGTCTGTGCGATCATGAACGCCGATCCCTCACCGCCCAGCACGTGATCGGCCGGCACTCGCACGTCGTTATAACGGACGTAGCCATGCGAACCGTGCTTCGACTCGCCGCCGACCCCGACGTTGCGGATGATCTCGATCCCCGGCGTCTCGCCCGGAACGATGAACAGCGACATCTTGTCGTACGTCCGGGCGTCGGGCTTGGTGACGGCCATGACGATGAAGAACGACGCATGCTTGGCGTTGGAGGAGAACCACTTCTCTCCGTTGATGACCCAATCGTCACCGTCGCGGGTGGCCGACGTCACGAACATG from the Mycobacterium lentiflavum genome contains:
- a CDS encoding metallophosphoesterase family protein; the protein is MRLLLIADTHVPKRARDLPAPVWQEVERSDVVIHAGDWIAVELLDELESRAARLVGCWGNNDGPQLRARLPERADVTLAGVRFTVVHETGAASGREARMSRLYPDTDVLVFGHSHIPWDTTAPTGLRLLNPGSPTDRRRQPFCSYMTTSIDDGAVTDVMLHQLEK
- a CDS encoding MaoC family dehydratase, which produces MRTFESVADLAAAAGETIGQSDWVTITQEDVNLFADATGDHQWIHVDPERAAAGPFGKTIAHGYMTLSLLPRMQHDMYTVKGVKLAINYGLNKVRFPAPVPVGSKVRATSSLVSVEDVGGGAVQAIVSTTVEIDGSPKPACVAESIVRYIC
- a CDS encoding acyl-CoA dehydrogenase family protein; protein product: MWDFETDPEYQAKLDWVEKFMVDELEPLDLVALDPYDKKNAEMMRILRPLQQQVKDQGLWAAHLGPELGGQGFGQVKLALLNEILGRSRWAPSVFGCQAPDSGNAEILALFGTDEQKARYLQPLLDGEISSCYSMTEPQGGSDPGMFVTSATRDGDDWVINGEKWFSSNAKHASFFIVMAVTKPDARTYDKMSLFIVPGETPGIEIIRNVGVGGESKHGSHGYVRYNDVRVPADHVLGGEGSAFMIAQTRLGGGRVHHAMRTIALARKAFDMMCERAVSRKTRHGHLGDFQMTQEKIADSWIQIEQFRLLVLRTAWLIDKHHDYQKVRRDIAAVKVAMPQVLHDVAQRALHLHGALGVSDEMPFVKMLVAAESLGIADGATELHKMTVARRTLREYQPVTTPFPSAHIPTRRAEAEARLAERLEHAIAEF